One Denticeps clupeoides chromosome 12, fDenClu1.1, whole genome shotgun sequence genomic window carries:
- the nuf2 gene encoding kinetochore protein Nuf2 isoform X2, translating to MNENTFPVCKLDTIIQFCRTDLLNAQEAKQFSKSDITPNPKPDVVQRLYMRLLQVVYGYKPECLYMMPLSENVPYPTLHEGVTPIMNLYLRMCQFLPHCHVYDFSLNDLLSPKLKQTINILSGIMNFMRFRNHRAEHTAAHQHNFRADMDRLQSCTKGIMEAEKKIEKLMTIPPEQQAEARELDRALSELNATTVHESQEVNTINLQIAEWKTQIAEKTQSLSQKKLDVATLKEDIVKLKSQIVESPEELKSEMKRMKENVKAIKLSKEHADEKLVELQINLQAVMQGKAEIQLTYKLLQDLQASMNKTNQRQEEIQNLAAVYEKQQKELKAVSTEEGQLKRALAMKLDKESKQHIRRQKKKEMKDQHFQSIVGQYDRVHLKREEVVEQIQQINSDTEQFKAKMQNLKDICNQDTDKAQALYDHVITMLDQFHKRIENYVVEESADIHKMKSNF from the exons ATGAACGAAAACACGTTTCCAGTATGCAAGCTGGACACAATTATCCAGTTTTGTCGAACAGACCTCTTAAATGCACAGGAGGCCAAGCAGTTCAGCAAAAGCGACATCACACCCAACCCAAAG CCAGATGTCGTCCAGAGGCTGTACATGAGGCTGCTGCAGGTCGTGTACGGCTACAAGCCGGAGTGCCTCTACATG ATGCCGTTGTCTGAAAATGTCCCGTATCCCACACTACACGAGGGAGTCACGCCCATCATGAATCTTTATCTGCGGAT GTGCCAATTTCTTCCACATTGCCATGTATACGACTTCTCACTCAATGATCTACTGAGCCCTA AGCTGAAACAAACCATCAACATTTTAAGTGGCATTATGAATTTCATGCGTTTCCGTAATCATAGGGCAGAGCACACTGCAGCTCATCAGCACAACTTC AGGGCAGACATGGATCGATTGCAAAGCTGTACGAAGGGAATCATGGAGGCTGAGAAAAAGATTGAGAAACTAAT GACTATTCCCCCGGAACAGCAAGCTGAAGCCAGGGAGCTGGATAGAGCCCTTTCAGAACTTAATGCCACCACGGTGCACGAGTCGCAGGAAGTG AACACCATAAATCTTCAGATTGCTGAATGGAAGACACAGATAGCTGAGAAGACACAGTCGTTG AGTCAAAAGAAACTGGATGTGGCCACTCTGAAAGAAGACATAGTCAAGCTCAAGTCTCAGATTGTAGAGTCGCCTGAAGAGCTCAAAAGTGAGATGAAGAGAATGAAGGAAAATGTGAAGGCCATCAAACTGTCAAAA GAGCATGCTGATGAGAAGCTGGTGGAGCTACAGATCAACTTGCAGGCAGTAATGCAAGGGAAGGCGGAGATCCAGCTCACATACAAACTGCTGCAAGACCTGCAGGCCAGCATGAACAAGACCAATCAGCGGCAGGAGGAG ATCCAAAATTTGGCAGCTGTGTATGAGAAACAGCAGAAGGAGCTGAAGGCGGTGAGCACTGAGGAGGGCCAGCTGAAGAGAGCACTGGCAATGAAACTGGACAAGGAGTCCAAGCAACACATCCGGCggcagaagaagaaggagatgAAGGACCAGCACTTTCAGAGCATTGTTGG GCAATATGACCGGGTCCATCTAAAACGGGAGGAGGTCGTGGAGCAGATCCAGCAGATCAACAGCGACACAGAACAGTTCAAGGCGAAGATGCAAAACCTGAAAGATATCTGTAATCAGGACACGGACAAGGCCCAG GCTCTCTACGACCATGTGATCACCATGCTAGATCAGTTCCACAAGCGCATTGAGAACTACGTTGTGGAGGAAAGTGCAGACATTCATAAAATGAAGTCAAATTTCTAG
- the nuf2 gene encoding kinetochore protein Nuf2 isoform X1, translating to MNADKDGVSSGAMNENTFPVCKLDTIIQFCRTDLLNAQEAKQFSKSDITPNPKPDVVQRLYMRLLQVVYGYKPECLYMMPLSENVPYPTLHEGVTPIMNLYLRMCQFLPHCHVYDFSLNDLLSPKLKQTINILSGIMNFMRFRNHRAEHTAAHQHNFRADMDRLQSCTKGIMEAEKKIEKLMTIPPEQQAEARELDRALSELNATTVHESQEVNTINLQIAEWKTQIAEKTQSLSQKKLDVATLKEDIVKLKSQIVESPEELKSEMKRMKENVKAIKLSKEHADEKLVELQINLQAVMQGKAEIQLTYKLLQDLQASMNKTNQRQEEIQNLAAVYEKQQKELKAVSTEEGQLKRALAMKLDKESKQHIRRQKKKEMKDQHFQSIVGQYDRVHLKREEVVEQIQQINSDTEQFKAKMQNLKDICNQDTDKAQALYDHVITMLDQFHKRIENYVVEESADIHKMKSNF from the exons ATGAACGCTGACAAGGACG GAGTTTCCTCGGGAGCCATGAACGAAAACACGTTTCCAGTATGCAAGCTGGACACAATTATCCAGTTTTGTCGAACAGACCTCTTAAATGCACAGGAGGCCAAGCAGTTCAGCAAAAGCGACATCACACCCAACCCAAAG CCAGATGTCGTCCAGAGGCTGTACATGAGGCTGCTGCAGGTCGTGTACGGCTACAAGCCGGAGTGCCTCTACATG ATGCCGTTGTCTGAAAATGTCCCGTATCCCACACTACACGAGGGAGTCACGCCCATCATGAATCTTTATCTGCGGAT GTGCCAATTTCTTCCACATTGCCATGTATACGACTTCTCACTCAATGATCTACTGAGCCCTA AGCTGAAACAAACCATCAACATTTTAAGTGGCATTATGAATTTCATGCGTTTCCGTAATCATAGGGCAGAGCACACTGCAGCTCATCAGCACAACTTC AGGGCAGACATGGATCGATTGCAAAGCTGTACGAAGGGAATCATGGAGGCTGAGAAAAAGATTGAGAAACTAAT GACTATTCCCCCGGAACAGCAAGCTGAAGCCAGGGAGCTGGATAGAGCCCTTTCAGAACTTAATGCCACCACGGTGCACGAGTCGCAGGAAGTG AACACCATAAATCTTCAGATTGCTGAATGGAAGACACAGATAGCTGAGAAGACACAGTCGTTG AGTCAAAAGAAACTGGATGTGGCCACTCTGAAAGAAGACATAGTCAAGCTCAAGTCTCAGATTGTAGAGTCGCCTGAAGAGCTCAAAAGTGAGATGAAGAGAATGAAGGAAAATGTGAAGGCCATCAAACTGTCAAAA GAGCATGCTGATGAGAAGCTGGTGGAGCTACAGATCAACTTGCAGGCAGTAATGCAAGGGAAGGCGGAGATCCAGCTCACATACAAACTGCTGCAAGACCTGCAGGCCAGCATGAACAAGACCAATCAGCGGCAGGAGGAG ATCCAAAATTTGGCAGCTGTGTATGAGAAACAGCAGAAGGAGCTGAAGGCGGTGAGCACTGAGGAGGGCCAGCTGAAGAGAGCACTGGCAATGAAACTGGACAAGGAGTCCAAGCAACACATCCGGCggcagaagaagaaggagatgAAGGACCAGCACTTTCAGAGCATTGTTGG GCAATATGACCGGGTCCATCTAAAACGGGAGGAGGTCGTGGAGCAGATCCAGCAGATCAACAGCGACACAGAACAGTTCAAGGCGAAGATGCAAAACCTGAAAGATATCTGTAATCAGGACACGGACAAGGCCCAG GCTCTCTACGACCATGTGATCACCATGCTAGATCAGTTCCACAAGCGCATTGAGAACTACGTTGTGGAGGAAAGTGCAGACATTCATAAAATGAAGTCAAATTTCTAG
- the rab43 gene encoding ras-related protein Rab-43: MSLLDSDDSYDFVFKIVLVGDVGVGKTCVVQRFKTGIFIERQGNTIGVDFTMKTVEIQGKRVKLQIWDTAGQERFRTITQSYYRSTNGAIITYDITKRPTFQSVPKWMDDVKKYGGSNIVPLLIGNKADLGEQREVPFQEAQSLAHQLDFFSAIETSAKESTNVDEAFNKMATELILRHGGPIFNESVTDSFKLNSKDVATDGWGCGC, from the exons ATGTCGTTGCTGGATTCCGACGACAGCTACGATTTCGTCTTCAAGATCGTCCTGGTCGGAGATGTCGGCGTGGGCAAAACGTGCGTGGTGCAACGGTTCAAGACGGGCATATTTATCGAAAGGCAGGGCAACACCATCGGAGTGGACTTTACCATGAAGACCGTGGAGATCCAAGGGAAACGAGTCAAG CTGCAGATCTGGGACACGGCGGGACAGGAGCGCTTCCGCACCATCACCCAGAGCTACTACCGCAGCACAAATGGCGCCATCATCACCTATGACATCACCAAGCGGCCCACCTTCCAGTCCGTCCCCAAGTGGATGGATGACGTGAAGAAGTATGGTGGCTCCAACATTGTGCCACTCTTAATTG GTAACAAGGCGGACTTGGGTGAGCAGCGCGAAGTGCCGTTTCAGGAGGCCCAGTCCCTGGCACATCAGCTGGACTTCTTCAGCGCCATCGAGACCTCGGCCAAGGAGTCCACCAACGTGGACGAGGCCTTCAACAAAATGGCCACTGAGCTCATCCTGAGGCACGGCGGGCCCATATTCAACGAGAGCGTGACCGACAGCTTCAAACTCAACAGTAAGGACGTGGCCACAGACGGCTGGGGCTGCGGCTGCTGA